The region TTGGAACACTGGGGAAAATAGACTTGTAAACCTTCCATATCCGATACACCTCCTCTTTATTACCAACAGTACCATAAAGTGTAATAAGGTAATGATATGGTATACGATCCCGACCGGTGATCCTACTCTCTACATTTCTCAAGCATTCTTCAGCTTTTTCAGACAGTCCCATCTTGATATACATGGTAGCCATTGTGCTAAATGTAGTCCAGTTTGGATTGATACTCCGATCTTCTTTCATCTGCTCATATACTTGTTCCATTCTTTCCACAGATCCTTGGGATCCACAAGATGACAACCAGATGTTATAGGAATATATATCTAGACGTATGTTTTTTTCCATCATTTCAGAAATCATTGACTCAACTTTATCATACTCCTTAAGGTTCATATATAGAGTCATCATCACATTAAACGGAAGGGGATGCAAGGCATAACCTTTATTCCTCATATTGTCAATTAAAGATTCTGCCTTTTCTTGCATTCTTGCCCGCACATAGGCATTCAGAAGGGCCCCATAGATTCTCTTGTCCTTCAAAGTATCAGGGAGTTGAAGGAAGAAATCTTCGGCACTTGAAACTCCACGCACCTTAGAAATAAGGTCTAACTGAATTGCAGCATCACTTGCAGAAAATCTAAACCTCTCTCCTCTATTGTTCATCCACTCATACACCTGTACAATTTTggaaaagttttttaaaaaaatgcctgATGGAAGAACATCAACAACTCTACTGAACAAAAGCGATAACTAATTTTAACTTCCCTAAAACAAATTGACAATTCTACCGGGCCTTCCACTATAGTAATCAACAACAACAACGTCTGCTTAGCCTTTTACTGTGAACTAGGCTCCGCTAAATGTACAACAATACGCTATTTTGCCTAAATTTTACAACAGACTTGCAATCATTCTAAATTCAGCATCCAAAAATATTACCAAAATGTGCAAATACAAGATAAAAACGATAAATCCTACGCCATCGATAAGTTGAATAATAATTATCTTCATTTCACTATGCTTTATAAGCAGAAACAAAAAATCACTCAcaacattgtggatctttttgGTTGTTTGGGGCACCTCCTATGTCAATTAAGATAGATTCCTCAACTTATTTTGAAGGAAAATTAAGAGCTATGCCTAAAAAACCTGTTGCATCAACTGTAAAATATTCTTTGGTCCTACTTAAACCCTAAACTGTGTCTCAAACTCAAAGAGCATTCATCAATATCACCTTACCCCTGTAACTATAGCTTGCAGCAAACCCATCATCTAGACAAGACCTTCAGTTCAGGTGATTCATTGCAATGAAGAGAATGAGAAGGTTCATAAAAAAGGCTTTAACTCCACTCTCTAATGTAATAGGTTCATGTAGCAACCAACAAAGAATTCAACTTTCACGAAGAATAACACATACAAATGCAATTCAAAACACCAAAGCACCAAAAGTTAGGGAAGAATTAGATTGCCCAGTAATTATTAAGTAAATTATAGAGTCAAGCAATCGCTGTCTACAACAGAttgccaaaaaaaaaacccagaaatcGAAACACACTAGAAGAGAACACAAAATTCCCTCTTCTTTTTTGTTGGGTTTACCTCAAGTGCTTGCTTGAAACGCTTGTACTTCCTTAACTCCTTGACAACCCTACAAAGCTCCCACTTGGTGAGCTTCCTACCTCCTTTTTCCCACTCATTCAACACAGAGGCAGAACCCAATTCAGGGTTTTCCATGAGC is a window of Gossypium hirsutum isolate 1008001.06 chromosome D08, Gossypium_hirsutum_v2.1, whole genome shotgun sequence DNA encoding:
- the LOC107915874 gene encoding pentatricopeptide repeat-containing protein At1g02150, with the protein product MLLQPSSLLNHRVSISSADSYSRQLPCRIPKFILSRTPSFQKLPVMCSISQVHSYGTVDFERRPMVKWNALYKKISLMENPELGSASVLNEWEKGGRKLTKWELCRVVKELRKYKRFKQALEVYEWMNNRGERFRFSASDAAIQLDLISKVRGVSSAEDFFLQLPDTLKDKRIYGALLNAYVRARMQEKAESLIDNMRNKGYALHPLPFNVMMTLYMNLKEYDKVESMISEMMEKNIRLDIYSYNIWLSSCGSQGSVERMEQVYEQMKEDRSINPNWTTFSTMATMYIKMGLSEKAEECLRNVESRITGRDRIPYHYLITLYGTVGNKEEVYRIWKVYKSIFPSVPNLGYHAMISSLVRASDIEGAEKIYEEWLSVKTSYDPRIANLLMGLYVKEGNLDKAQSFFNHIADVGGKPNSSSWEILAEGNIQEERIDEALSCLKEAFATEGSRSWRPKPTNVSAFFNLCDEKEDTESREVVVGLLQQSGYLKNEVYASQIGLSDSAVESVLPMYSSGDENQDDDSEVLLNQLQGSAG